One genomic window of Roseateles sp. DAIF2 includes the following:
- a CDS encoding peptidoglycan-binding protein, giving the protein MATANGTKQSMTITRCSIGSDGKVYVEDKRNYKLVINPSEFSHERRICYNTRPTLGQTGNPARFSAVQPDKISFSLTFDGTGVVPVPPGNDAPAEVAGQIEALSRIIYDYDGAKHEPYHVQILWGTLIFYGRLQKISTQYTLFKPSGAPLRAKSDLGFVGFVTARQGQLTANRSSPDLSHSVEVRAGDTLPLLCLRIYGDSRYYPQVARFNGLREFRRLEPGQRLHFPPLG; this is encoded by the coding sequence ATGGCGACCGCGAACGGCACCAAGCAGTCGATGACGATCACCCGCTGCAGCATCGGCAGCGACGGCAAGGTCTATGTCGAGGACAAGCGCAACTACAAGCTGGTGATCAACCCGTCCGAGTTCAGCCATGAGCGGCGCATCTGCTACAACACCCGCCCGACCCTGGGCCAGACCGGCAACCCGGCGCGCTTCTCGGCGGTGCAGCCGGACAAGATCAGCTTCTCGCTGACCTTCGACGGCACCGGCGTCGTGCCGGTGCCGCCGGGCAACGACGCGCCGGCCGAGGTGGCCGGCCAGATCGAGGCGCTCAGCCGCATCATCTACGACTACGACGGCGCCAAGCATGAGCCCTACCATGTGCAGATCCTCTGGGGCACGCTGATCTTCTACGGCCGGCTGCAGAAGATCAGCACCCAGTACACCCTGTTCAAGCCCAGCGGCGCGCCGCTGCGCGCCAAGTCCGACCTCGGCTTCGTCGGCTTCGTCACCGCCCGGCAGGGCCAGCTGACCGCCAACCGCAGCTCGCCCGACCTGAGCCATTCGGTCGAGGTACGCGCCGGCGACACCCTGCCCCTGCTGTGCCTGCGCATCTATGGCGACAGCCGCTACTACCCCCAGGTGGCCCGCTTCAACGGCCTGCGCGAGTTCCGCCGGCTGGAGCCGGGCCAGCGCCTGCATTTCCCGCCGCTGGGCTGA
- a CDS encoding PAAR domain-containing protein, whose product MPPAARLTDMHSCPMQTPGLPPIPHVGGPVIGPGVPSVLIGKLPAAVVGDNAVCVGPPDSIVKGSATVLIGGKPAARVGDTTAHGGSIVLGFFTVLIGG is encoded by the coding sequence ATGCCGCCCGCCGCCCGTCTGACCGACATGCACAGCTGCCCGATGCAGACCCCGGGCCTGCCGCCGATTCCGCATGTCGGCGGGCCAGTGATCGGCCCCGGCGTGCCCAGCGTGCTGATCGGCAAGCTGCCGGCCGCGGTGGTCGGCGACAACGCGGTCTGCGTCGGTCCGCCGGACAGCATCGTCAAGGGCTCGGCCACCGTGCTGATCGGCGGCAAGCCGGCCGCCCGCGTCGGCGACACCACCGCCCATGGCGGCAGCATCGTGCTCGGCTTCTTCACCGTCCTGATCGGAGGCTGA
- a CDS encoding GPW/gp25 family protein: protein MSFLGRGWSFPPRFDAEGRALLVENEQDVAESLRLLLATRCGERVMQPGYGTHLHQMLFENADEQTLTAIKDMLEKALLFYEPRVELEQIEARIAADDMARLELNLHYRIRSTNTRHNLVYPLYLDQASQPVEAR, encoded by the coding sequence ATGAGTTTCCTTGGCCGGGGTTGGAGCTTTCCGCCGCGCTTCGATGCCGAGGGCCGGGCGCTGCTGGTCGAGAACGAGCAGGACGTGGCCGAGAGCCTGCGCCTACTGCTGGCCACGCGCTGCGGCGAGCGGGTGATGCAGCCCGGTTACGGTACCCATCTGCACCAGATGCTGTTCGAGAACGCCGACGAGCAGACCCTCACCGCGATCAAGGACATGCTGGAGAAGGCCCTGCTGTTCTACGAACCGCGGGTCGAGCTGGAGCAGATCGAGGCGCGCATCGCCGCCGACGACATGGCGCGGCTGGAGCTGAACCTGCATTACCGCATCCGCAGCACCAACACCCGCCACAACCTGGTCTATCCGCTCTATCTGGACCAGGCCAGCCAGCCGGTGGAGGCCCGCTGA
- a CDS encoding contractile injection system tape measure protein translates to MSAHRHQIETLALRARLASPEQAEPLTRLLHGRLLPLLAEALDAQAPADRTRRIERLELRLGRLRLDDPPERWRARIDAALARALGPAGPPVALPAAALELQQFLHFLLHGCLPWQLARPPSGQGLSAWLERLARRQGRRLWQQLQRAPQQGLVLERLSRISPPEGLQALLAARQPALAEGLGRLDEDWLAPLQRGGRIGAYQALRLRQRLRATALRALWGQGGGQPGMAWRQRLFAALRADLEQTLGSGWQTLQPTTAPRGAAPDDPLARELFEAVLGRPQAQARPDPDTESGGTSERQEPARLALAKLGELLRREGRSGSRQRERARQLLATLGRQPAPGLRAQLQDWLRQRRLRRRCSELLEPEALPALLGLPDGGAGMAWADSLRQTALRLQRQCPAGRRPRLARLQALLMEASLAELAAGRRLPDSHSGWQALWRAAWARWQRSEEQAEAAPAAAPPPVAPLRPAEASPARRAPPTALQALARDCQQGRWGWSQRLRLARLLETPRACLRWLRATPEPQRWQLLRAQFGRAVEGLRLRLQRLFGLARLDPAPMPSDATPRRRERLWLNLCRRLFVEGLGLGREALAAPASVPPSRAALPAPAPLPAGQPLWVDDAGQVLLAAYAPRLFARFGLLDASGRQWRGEPGRAQAVACLQYLVRGDVAASGEDEHRLPLSKLLCGAAPNALLAEAPPLQAERRAELDQLLQALIAHWGALGSTRNEGLRESFLQRPGRLVLDAEAEQAGPDSAASPARWRLKVEPRAFDMLLDRLPWSYGLIRLPWMGGVIHVDWR, encoded by the coding sequence ATGAGCGCGCACCGGCATCAGATCGAGACCCTGGCCCTGCGGGCCCGGCTGGCCAGCCCCGAGCAGGCCGAGCCGCTGACCCGGCTGCTGCATGGCCGGCTGCTGCCGCTGCTGGCCGAGGCGCTCGATGCCCAGGCGCCGGCCGACCGGACCCGGCGCATCGAACGCCTGGAGCTGCGGCTCGGGCGCCTGCGGCTGGACGACCCGCCCGAGCGCTGGCGCGCGCGCATCGACGCGGCGCTGGCGCGGGCCCTGGGCCCGGCCGGCCCGCCAGTGGCCCTGCCCGCCGCGGCGCTGGAGCTGCAGCAGTTCCTGCATTTCCTGCTGCATGGCTGCCTGCCCTGGCAGCTGGCCCGGCCGCCCAGCGGCCAGGGCCTGTCGGCCTGGCTGGAGCGGCTGGCACGGCGCCAGGGGCGGCGCCTGTGGCAGCAGCTGCAGCGCGCGCCGCAGCAGGGCCTGGTGCTGGAGCGCCTGAGCCGCATCAGCCCGCCCGAGGGCCTGCAGGCCCTGCTGGCCGCGCGCCAGCCGGCGCTGGCCGAGGGCCTGGGCCGGCTCGACGAGGACTGGCTGGCGCCGCTGCAGCGCGGCGGCCGCATCGGCGCCTACCAGGCGCTGCGCCTGCGCCAGCGCCTGCGCGCCACCGCGCTGCGCGCGCTGTGGGGCCAGGGCGGCGGCCAGCCCGGCATGGCCTGGCGCCAGCGCCTCTTCGCCGCGCTGCGCGCCGATCTGGAGCAGACCCTGGGCAGCGGCTGGCAGACCCTGCAGCCGACCACGGCGCCGCGCGGCGCGGCGCCGGACGATCCGCTGGCGCGCGAGCTGTTCGAGGCGGTGCTGGGTCGGCCGCAGGCCCAGGCAAGACCCGACCCCGACACCGAATCCGGCGGCACCTCGGAGCGGCAGGAACCCGCCCGCCTGGCCCTGGCCAAGCTGGGCGAGCTGCTGCGCCGCGAGGGCCGCAGCGGCAGCCGCCAGCGCGAGCGCGCGCGCCAGCTGCTGGCCACCCTGGGCCGCCAGCCGGCGCCGGGCCTGCGCGCCCAGCTGCAGGACTGGCTGCGCCAGCGCCGCCTGCGCCGGCGCTGCAGCGAGCTGCTGGAGCCCGAGGCGCTGCCGGCGCTGCTGGGCCTGCCGGACGGCGGCGCGGGCATGGCCTGGGCCGATTCGCTGCGTCAGACCGCGCTGCGCCTGCAGCGCCAATGCCCGGCCGGCCGGCGCCCGCGCCTGGCGCGGCTGCAGGCGCTGTTGATGGAGGCCAGCCTGGCCGAGCTGGCCGCCGGGCGCCGCCTGCCGGACAGCCACAGCGGCTGGCAGGCGCTGTGGCGGGCCGCCTGGGCGCGCTGGCAGCGCAGCGAGGAGCAGGCCGAGGCCGCGCCGGCGGCCGCCCCGCCCCCCGTCGCGCCGCTCAGACCGGCCGAGGCATCCCCTGCACGCCGAGCGCCACCCACCGCCCTGCAGGCGCTGGCGCGCGACTGCCAGCAAGGGCGCTGGGGTTGGAGCCAGCGCCTGCGCCTGGCGCGCCTGCTGGAGACGCCGCGCGCCTGCCTGCGCTGGCTGCGCGCCACGCCCGAGCCGCAGCGCTGGCAGCTGCTGCGCGCCCAGTTCGGCCGCGCGGTCGAGGGCCTGCGCCTGCGGCTGCAGCGCCTGTTCGGCCTGGCAAGACTCGACCCCGCGCCAATGCCCAGCGATGCCACGCCACGCCGGCGCGAGCGCCTGTGGTTAAACCTGTGCCGCCGGCTCTTCGTCGAAGGGCTGGGCCTGGGCCGCGAGGCGCTGGCAGCACCGGCGAGCGTGCCACCGTCCCGCGCCGCCCTGCCCGCCCCCGCGCCGCTGCCGGCGGGGCAGCCGCTGTGGGTGGACGATGCCGGCCAGGTGCTGCTCGCCGCCTATGCGCCGCGACTCTTCGCCCGCTTCGGCCTGCTCGACGCGAGCGGCCGGCAATGGCGCGGCGAGCCGGGTCGCGCGCAGGCGGTGGCCTGCCTGCAGTACCTGGTGCGCGGCGACGTGGCAGCGAGCGGCGAAGACGAGCATCGCCTGCCGCTCAGCAAGCTGCTGTGCGGCGCCGCGCCGAACGCGCTGCTGGCCGAGGCACCGCCGCTGCAGGCCGAGCGCCGCGCCGAGCTGGACCAGCTGCTGCAGGCGCTGATCGCGCATTGGGGCGCTTTAGGCAGCACCCGCAACGAGGGCCTGCGCGAGAGCTTTCTGCAGCGGCCAGGCCGCCTGGTGCTGGACGCCGAGGCCGAGCAGGCCGGCCCGGACAGCGCCGCCAGCCCGGCGCGCTGGCGGCTCAAGGTCGAGCCGCGCGCCTTCGACATGCTGCTGGACCGGCTGCCCTGGAGCTACGGCCTGATCCGGCTGCCCTGGATGGGAGGAGTGATCCATGTCGACTGGCGGTGA
- a CDS encoding DUF5908 family protein — MPLEIRQLLLDTEIARGRQAAEADDEDEEPEDDDCCGDGDGKREQLKQDILAECRVWLLEQLQQLKER, encoded by the coding sequence ATGCCGCTCGAGATCCGCCAACTGCTGCTCGACACCGAGATCGCCCGCGGCCGCCAGGCCGCCGAGGCCGACGACGAGGACGAGGAACCCGAGGACGACGATTGCTGCGGCGACGGCGACGGCAAGCGCGAACAGCTCAAGCAGGACATCCTGGCCGAATGCCGGGTCTGGCTGCTGGAGCAGCTGCAGCAATTGAAAGAGCGCTGA
- the vgrG gene encoding type VI secretion system tip protein VgrG: MAAKPSDHSDGALRLVLSCDGSEQEGLPLLGVTVRSALNAIPWARITLADGDMPEGKMPLSDGALFKPGAEISIRAGYGDDETQIFSGLLVRHGLKIGSNNEARLVLECRDKACKMTLGRRSANYVDQKDSAIIQDLIGRAGLGADVADTPVTHKELVQYYCSDWDFMLSRAQVLGLVVQVADGQVSVQPPKAEAAVLSVAWGDELIDFSADIDARSQWTAVQASSWSLNSQALVQSASSASTSVGQQGNLDGAKLAAVAAPDSLQLQSSAPQEQQMLDAWAKATQLRAALARVRGRMSFQGSALAKPGAVVELAGVGARFAGSVYLSAVEHQLENGNWITQAEFGLDPEWHAQRADISVPPGAGLLPGVGGLQIGKVLKLDGDPEGENKIQVSLPTWQCETEGVWARLLQFHASSGFGAFFLPEVGDEVLLGYLNEDPCHPVVLGSLYSSARTPPYALAAENDTKALVTRCQHRFEFNEADKIITLTTPAKNQLVLDDKDKSILVKDQHGNSIKLDSAGITLDSPKDIKLSAQGGISLEAGGAIKLDAKADIKASGMNISCEAQMGLTAKGAASAELSASGQTTVKGSLVMIN, translated from the coding sequence ATGGCCGCCAAACCCAGCGACCACAGCGACGGCGCGCTGCGCCTGGTGCTCAGCTGCGACGGCAGCGAGCAGGAGGGGCTGCCCCTGCTCGGCGTCACGGTGCGCAGCGCGCTGAACGCGATCCCCTGGGCCCGCATCACCCTGGCCGACGGCGACATGCCCGAGGGCAAGATGCCGCTCAGCGACGGCGCGCTGTTCAAGCCCGGCGCCGAGATCTCGATCCGCGCCGGCTATGGCGACGACGAGACCCAGATCTTCAGCGGCCTGCTGGTGCGCCACGGCCTGAAGATCGGCAGCAACAACGAGGCCCGCCTGGTGCTGGAATGCCGCGACAAGGCCTGCAAGATGACCCTGGGCCGGCGCAGCGCCAACTATGTGGACCAGAAGGACAGCGCGATCATCCAGGACCTGATCGGCCGCGCCGGCCTCGGCGCCGATGTCGCCGACACCCCGGTCACGCACAAGGAGCTGGTGCAGTACTACTGCAGCGACTGGGACTTCATGCTCTCGCGCGCCCAGGTGCTGGGCCTGGTGGTGCAGGTGGCGGACGGCCAGGTCAGCGTCCAGCCGCCCAAGGCCGAGGCGGCGGTGCTCAGCGTGGCCTGGGGCGACGAGCTGATCGACTTCAGCGCCGACATCGACGCGCGCAGCCAATGGACCGCGGTGCAGGCCAGCTCCTGGAGCCTGAACAGCCAGGCCCTGGTGCAGAGCGCCAGCAGCGCCAGCACCAGCGTCGGCCAGCAGGGCAATCTGGACGGCGCCAAGCTGGCCGCGGTCGCCGCGCCCGACAGCCTGCAGCTGCAGAGCAGCGCGCCGCAGGAGCAGCAGATGCTGGACGCCTGGGCCAAGGCCACCCAGCTGCGCGCCGCGCTGGCGCGGGTGCGCGGGCGCATGAGCTTCCAGGGCTCGGCCCTGGCCAAGCCCGGCGCGGTGGTGGAGCTGGCCGGCGTCGGCGCACGCTTCGCCGGCTCGGTCTACCTCAGCGCGGTCGAGCACCAGCTGGAGAACGGCAACTGGATCACCCAGGCCGAGTTCGGCCTCGATCCCGAATGGCATGCGCAGCGCGCCGACATCAGCGTGCCGCCCGGCGCCGGCCTGCTGCCCGGCGTCGGCGGCCTACAGATCGGCAAGGTGCTGAAGCTCGACGGCGACCCCGAGGGCGAGAACAAGATCCAGGTCAGCCTGCCGACCTGGCAATGCGAGACCGAGGGCGTCTGGGCCCGGCTGCTGCAGTTCCACGCCTCCAGCGGCTTCGGCGCCTTCTTCCTGCCCGAGGTCGGCGACGAGGTGCTGCTGGGCTATCTCAACGAGGACCCCTGCCACCCGGTCGTGCTGGGCAGCCTCTACAGCAGCGCCCGCACCCCGCCCTATGCGCTAGCGGCCGAGAACGACACCAAGGCCCTGGTGACCCGCTGCCAGCACCGCTTCGAGTTCAACGAGGCCGACAAGATCATCACCCTGACCACACCGGCCAAGAACCAACTGGTGCTGGACGACAAGGACAAGAGCATCCTGGTCAAGGACCAGCATGGCAACAGCATCAAGCTCGACAGCGCCGGCATCACCCTGGACAGCCCCAAGGACATCAAGCTCAGCGCCCAGGGCGGCATCTCGCTGGAGGCCGGCGGCGCGATCAAGCTCGACGCCAAGGCCGACATCAAGGCCAGCGGCATGAACATCAGCTGCGAGGCCCAGATGGGCCTCACCGCCAAGGGCGCGGCCAGCGCCGAACTCTCCGCCTCGGGCCAGACCACGGTCAAGGGCTCGCTGGTGATGATCAACTGA
- a CDS encoding ATP-binding protein codes for MDQQHAEALTLELDWLQRLLDLRLEQHFQQRPAELAEAGAPPRLPAGSALGGLVERFSLGPRERAVLALALAPHLRPAMLDLLFMRNQNLDRGFTEFGGLKAQGHGGFLPTGETAAFLAAGEDLGARIALLALFDAGHAFARENLLSLEAPAAGEPQLSGALLPSAEALQRLASGEARKPDFSAQFPAKLITSPLNWDDLVLAPEVMDEVQQLCAWMREGETLLRDWGLARSLKPGYRALFHGPPGTGKTLTATLIGQAARADVYRIDLSMVVSKYIGETEKNLARVFDQAQSRRWILFFDEADALFGKRGPANNANDHHANQEIAYLLQRVEDFPGMVILASNLRSNIDEAFSRRFQSMVYFPLPDAEQRLRLWRGMLAAEHLDADVDLAGLAERHELSGGAIANVIRHAALKALRDGRSRLRGAELRAGLARELRKEGRTL; via the coding sequence ATGGACCAACAGCATGCCGAGGCCTTGACGCTGGAACTGGACTGGCTGCAGCGCCTGCTGGACCTGCGGCTGGAGCAGCATTTCCAGCAGCGGCCGGCCGAGCTGGCCGAGGCCGGGGCGCCGCCGCGGCTGCCGGCGGGCAGCGCGCTGGGCGGGCTGGTCGAGCGCTTCAGCCTGGGGCCGCGCGAGCGCGCGGTGCTGGCGCTGGCGCTGGCGCCGCATCTGCGGCCGGCGATGCTGGACCTGCTGTTCATGCGCAATCAGAACCTGGACCGCGGCTTCACCGAGTTCGGCGGGCTGAAGGCGCAGGGGCATGGCGGCTTCCTGCCGACCGGCGAGACCGCGGCCTTCCTGGCCGCCGGCGAGGACCTGGGCGCGCGCATCGCGCTGCTGGCGCTGTTCGATGCCGGCCATGCCTTCGCGCGCGAGAACCTGCTGAGCCTGGAGGCACCGGCCGCGGGTGAACCGCAGCTCAGCGGTGCCCTGCTGCCCAGCGCCGAGGCGCTGCAGCGCCTGGCCAGCGGCGAGGCACGCAAGCCCGACTTCAGCGCGCAGTTCCCGGCCAAGCTGATCACGAGCCCGCTGAACTGGGACGACCTGGTGCTGGCACCCGAGGTGATGGACGAGGTGCAGCAGCTCTGCGCCTGGATGCGCGAGGGCGAGACCCTGCTGCGCGACTGGGGCCTGGCGCGCAGCCTCAAGCCCGGCTACCGCGCGCTGTTCCATGGCCCGCCGGGCACCGGCAAGACGCTCACCGCGACCCTGATCGGCCAGGCGGCGCGCGCCGACGTCTACCGGATCGACCTGTCGATGGTGGTGTCCAAGTACATCGGCGAGACCGAGAAGAACCTGGCGCGGGTGTTCGACCAGGCGCAGTCGCGCCGCTGGATCCTGTTCTTCGACGAGGCCGATGCGCTGTTCGGCAAGCGCGGCCCGGCCAACAACGCCAACGATCACCATGCGAACCAGGAGATCGCCTACCTGCTGCAACGAGTCGAGGACTTCCCCGGCATGGTGATCCTGGCCAGCAATCTGCGCAGCAATATCGACGAGGCCTTCTCGCGGCGCTTCCAGTCGATGGTCTATTTCCCGCTGCCCGACGCCGAGCAGCGCCTGCGCCTGTGGCGCGGCATGCTGGCGGCCGAGCATCTGGACGCGGATGTGGACCTCGCCGGTCTGGCCGAACGCCATGAGCTGTCGGGCGGTGCGATCGCCAACGTGATCCGGCATGCGGCGCTGAAGGCGCTGCGCGACGGCCGCAGCCGCCTGCGCGGCGCCGAGCTGCGCGCGGGCCTGGCGCGCGAGCTGCGCAAGGAAGGACGGACGCTGTGA